Genomic DNA from Inediibacterium massiliense:
GTATAAGTGCAAATATCATTAGTTTAGACATAATATTAAGCTGTTTTTTCCATTTCACTTTTACCCTCTCCTCATAATTTTTATATTTTTATTACTGTGCAACCAATTCTGTTCCTTCTAATAGTGTTAGCTACATACATTCTATTGTATTTTTTTATCATCTCCTATTTAGTAAAATAAACCTCCATTCTTTTAATTTTCTATAAATGCATCTTTAAAGGTTATTATACAATATTATACAATATTGAGACATTTCAGTCAATATTCTGCCTTTTTCTCCATTTCTCTAAATAAAACCCCTTAAATCTTATTTTTATTAAGGGGTTTCTAAACTTATAAAGTATTTATGCTCCATTTATTTTTTATTGTTTATACTATCTAGTTATATATAACTAATCTACTTTAAATTTATCTGTCCTCTCTTTTAATTTCAATGCAACATTCTTTAACTCTTCTGCACTTGCTCCAATTTCTTCAAATGCACTTGCTTGGTTTTCTATTACTGCATTAATCTGCTGTACAGCACTTGCATTATCTTGTGTAGAAGCTGATATTTCATCCATTGCTTTTGTCATCTCTTCAGCAGATTGTGATTGTTGATTGGCTGAAGAAGAAATTGTCTTCATTTTTCCATTAATATCTTTTATAGAATTTAATATATTTTGAAAATGTGTTTGTATGATATTTGATTTTTCAACGCTAACTCCTACTAATGCTTGTCCTTGTGAAATAGCTTGACTGGCATGATCTGCCTTGATTTGAATTTCATCTATTAATACAGTTATACTAGAAGCTGATTCTGTACTTTCTTCTGCTAATTTTCTAACCTCATCTGCTACTACTGCAAATCCTCTTCCATGTTCTCCTGCTCTTGCTGCTTCTATTGCTGCATTTAATGCAAGAAGATTTGTCTGCTGTGAAATGTTTGTTATCATTGAAACAATTTCTCCTATTTGATCTGATGAATCCTTCAGCTCACCTATTACTTTGTATACCTCTTTTGTTGCTTCATTAACTTTATGATTGGCATCTACTACCTCTTTAACATTGTTTGCTCCTTGATTTGCAAATTCTAAAGTATCATTACTCTTATCAAATGCATCCTTTGCCTGCCGTGAAACAACTTCTATACTGCTTGCTAACTCTTCAATACTAGCGGTTGTCTCCTCTACTACACTTGCATTATTCTGTGCCCCATCGGATACATTCGATATGCCTCCTGCTATTTGTTCTATTCCTTGATTTACTTGATCTATACTTAAAGCAATTTGACTAGATGATTCTGCTAGATGATCTGCATTATATTTTGCTTGTCCTACTAAATCTTGAATTTTATCTACAAATAGATTAAACCACTCCGTAAGCTCACCTATCTCATCTTTAGAATGAATATTTAATCTCTTGGTTAGATCTCCTTCTCCTTGTGCAATATTCTTGAGCATATCTATGGTTTTATGTATAGGTTTTTTAATTGTATTAGATATTACCATGCCAAGGAAAATCGCTAAAAACATACCTATGATGATCACTATGATTACAATTTTATTAGCTTTTTCATATTCCATTTTACCCTGGATATTTGCTTCATTTGCTACGTTTATATTGACATTGATAATTTTACTTAGCGTACTTTCTGCTTTTAGAAATAACTCTCTACTTTTCATGTAAGCTTCATACACTTGTTCATCATTTTTTTGTATCCTTACATCATTAAGAGGTACTCCTGATGCAATGAGTTCATCTTTTTGCCTAGATAAATCTATAATCAGCTTATCCTGTGTCTTCCACTTATTCCACTGTGGTACAAATTCTTCCCAAAGATCTTTTTCTTCTTTTGTCTGTGGAAGAGGCTCATAAGTTTTTCGAGCTTTTTCAGCCCTTTGAAAAGCTTTCTCAATATAAGTATATTGTGCTTGTCTTATCTCCTTGTCCATCATGTCTTTATTGATTAATCCTCTCTCTCCTACAACTACAGCTGTTTGAGCTTCATTCATAATTAATAAAGCTTCTACACTAGGAAGTCTCACATCTGCAATCTCATATTGATCTTGCATGATATTTTTCATTGAATAATACCCTGTCAATCCTATAACTCCTGTAAGCAAAGAAACAATTATAAATCCCATTAAAATTTTGGTTCTAATTTTCATTTGGCCCCTCCAATTCATTTTTTTCCCTCCATTGAAATATTTTATTTTCTATTCGACATTTTTCTTCTTTTTTCCTCTTTTTTCTTTTTCCGAAATATTTTTTAGAAAACCAACATTTAATTTATCTAAATAAAAACTTATCATTATTAAAATCATTTACATTTACACAAAAAAAATGATTCTATACAAGAATCATTGAGCTTGTAGACAAAGTCATAAAAAACGTCACTCATTTTCAAATTTGGAAAATATAAAGAAACGCTCGAAAATAGCATTACAAACTCGCTATGCTCAAACAGTGTAATGCTAATCATTTTCTTACTTATTCTATATTTTCACAAATTCTCAATAAATGTTCCTTATTTTTATGACTTTGCTAAACAATACTTTGCCAACAGTCTGAATGGTTCTATACAAGAATCATTTTTTTGATATACTACATTATAATTTGAAAAGTAGTTCCATACCCTATTTTACTTTGTACAGATAAATTGCCTCCATGAATCGTTATAATATCTTTTGCTATGGCCATTCCTAGTCCTGAACCTTCATGATCTTTGCTTGTATTTGTTCCTCTATAGTATCTAGTAAATATATGTTTGATATCTTCCTCTTTTATTCCTTTTCCATCATCTTCAATAAAGATCATCAGTTTATCTTTTCCTTTTTTTATTCTTACTGTAATATTTACCTTTCGATCATTATGGACAATAGCATTAGATATGATATTATGAATCACTCTTTTAAATAGAACAGGATCTATCCTTTTTTGTATTTCTTCTAAATCACTTATAAAATCTATATTTGTATCCCTGTTTTCAGATGTATTTAAAAAATCAATTACAATTTCTCTCAGAAAAGATACTAAATTGCAATCCTCAAGCCTAGGAGATATTTTTTTATTTTTTAATCTAGTACTTAAATTTAAATCATCTACCAATTCTTTAATATAGATGGCTTTTTTCTCTATAATCTGTGCATATTCTTTCACTTCTTCATTAGTAAAATCATATCCACTATCAAGAAGCTCTGCATACCCTCGAATAGATGACAGAGGTGTTTTAATATCATGAGAAATATTGGATAGCCATTCTTCTCTCATAAGATCCAATTCTTTTCTTTCCTGCTCGCTTTCTTCTAACAAATCACCCAAATGATTCATATTCGAATAAACTTCTTTATATAAACCCCTTTCTTCATAGTTTATTCTATAGTTCCCACTACCTAAATACTCAATACCTTGGATAATTTTTTTGACAGGCTCTGTAAGTTTACTGCTAAAATATAGTCCGAATAATAGTGCCAATAGAATATCTATTCCGATGATTAACATCAATCCATTTTTAAAAATAAAACCTGCATAATCTTTGTTATATATAAAAACTTGTTTATCTATCATTTCATAAGGAAACCCAATTAAATAACTATATCTATATCCATCTATAGACTTTTCTCCTACTAAAACAGTCGATGGTTTTGCATATTTATAATAGTGAATCAAATCCATAGGGTTATATTTTATAGGTACTGTTTTTTCCTTTTGATACTGATACACTTCTTTTCCATTTTCATCCAGTATCTGTATCCATGCATGATTTTTCATGAGAGATTTTTTTGCATCTTCTGTAATATCAATTTTTTCTTGATCTTTATAAATATTTCGTTGAAAGTTCCTAACATACCCTTCTGGCCTAAAATACACTCCATCCTTCATGGAATGAGATAGATCATCTGTATTTTTATGAGCGATTAAAAAAAATATGGCTGTAATATTCATAATTAAAACCAATACAACGATTAACACAATACTGATAACAAAGCTAAAGGTAAGCTTCCATTTCATAATGATCAATCCTTTATCAAAAGTTTGTATCCTAAACCTTTTACAGTTACCAAATACTCAGGTTTGGATGGATCTCTTTCAATCTTTTCTCTAATTTTTCTGATATGTACCATAATGGTATTGTCATATCCTATATAATCCTCTCCCCAAACTTCATTACATAATTTTTCTTTACTCATAATTTGATTTGGATAATTTGCTAGATATTGAAGAAGTTTAAATTCTTTAGGCTTTAACTCTATTTTGTCTTCTCCTTTAGAAAGTTCTGCTCTTTTAGGGTCCATTCTAAAAGGACCAAATTGTAAAATAGGATCATCTTTTTCCATTTGATAAGTACTTCTTCTTAGATGGGCTTTGACTCTATAAGCCAATTCTTTAGGACTAAATGGTTTTGTAATATAATCATCCCCTCCAATGGCAAAGCCTAATATCTTATCTAATTCTTCCGATTTAGCAGATATAAACAATATAGGCACTCTGGAAGTGTTTCGAATTTTTTTACATAATTCATACCCTTCTATGTCTGGAAGCATAATATCTAAAATCACAAGATCTGGTTGAATATTTTTAAAAAGCTCTAATCCTCCTTTTCCTGTTTTTTCTGTATACACATGTTTAAATCCCTCTTTTTTTAAAACTGTATGAATTAATTGTAAAAGCTCTTGTTCATCATCTATGACTAAAATCTTTTTATTTAATGTACCGTCCATAAGACACCTCTTCTCTAATTTTTAAATGTGAAAATGCCCTTTTGATCATAGATTAAAGGACATTCTGAAAAGCTTATTTTATTTATTCCTAATTTTTAAATTTTACCATACTTATTTTTGTTTATATATATTATTTAGTTTTTCCTTAGGAATGAATTATATGTCATTTTAGGAAAAATCATCATAATACCTATAAAAATTACAACAGAAATTACAATCATAGACATAGGTGTTTTATATCTTATGAGCTGACAACTCATCATTCCCCACAGGGGTGTAGCTCCTAAATATTTTCCTAACCCACTGTTTCTTACAAATCCCTCTAGTATATAAGGTAGACCCATAATGAGTCCTCCAAATACAAAAGGTATGGCAGATGAATTACTCATAGATGATAAAAACAATCCTATTTGTGCAAAGAAAAAAGAACCTAAAATAATAGTAAAAGTCATAATGAAAACCATTTGAATCATAGTTATATCTGATCCACTATTTTCAAAATACCAAAGACTTTTTAAAGATAAATTCAATCCTAAAAAATTAAATTTTGTAAAAGCAGATAAACACAATGTAAAAAATATTGAAAGATTTAAAATAGAAGCTCCTATACCCGATGCTATTGATTTGGCTGCTATTATTTGTTTCCTTCCGTTTTTTGTTGTTTTTATAAGTCCAGACATATTAGAATTATATTCTAATGTATATGCTCCTGAAAAAATCATAAACATAAGTATTCCCATAAATGGTACCAATCCATATGCTTTACTAAATAAATCTGCATATGTCTCCTCCATAGAAAATGCTCTTATAGAAATAAAACTTAAAAATAATATACTGATCCATACAATTAAAATTCTTTTTTTAAAAAGTATTTTTTTAAGCTCTAGTTTTATAAGTGATCCCATCACTACACCTCCCTTGTATTTTCTAGATCAAAATAAAACATATAAACATCTTCAAATCTTGGTTCT
This window encodes:
- a CDS encoding ABC transporter permease — translated: MGSLIKLELKKILFKKRILIVWISILFLSFISIRAFSMEETYADLFSKAYGLVPFMGILMFMIFSGAYTLEYNSNMSGLIKTTKNGRKQIIAAKSIASGIGASILNLSIFFTLCLSAFTKFNFLGLNLSLKSLWYFENSGSDITMIQMVFIMTFTIILGSFFFAQIGLFLSSMSNSSAIPFVFGGLIMGLPYILEGFVRNSGLGKYLGATPLWGMMSCQLIRYKTPMSMIVISVVIFIGIMMIFPKMTYNSFLRKN
- a CDS encoding HAMP domain-containing sensor histidine kinase, with protein sequence MKWKLTFSFVISIVLIVVLVLIMNITAIFFLIAHKNTDDLSHSMKDGVYFRPEGYVRNFQRNIYKDQEKIDITEDAKKSLMKNHAWIQILDENGKEVYQYQKEKTVPIKYNPMDLIHYYKYAKPSTVLVGEKSIDGYRYSYLIGFPYEMIDKQVFIYNKDYAGFIFKNGLMLIIGIDILLALLFGLYFSSKLTEPVKKIIQGIEYLGSGNYRINYEERGLYKEVYSNMNHLGDLLEESEQERKELDLMREEWLSNISHDIKTPLSSIRGYAELLDSGYDFTNEEVKEYAQIIEKKAIYIKELVDDLNLSTRLKNKKISPRLEDCNLVSFLREIVIDFLNTSENRDTNIDFISDLEEIQKRIDPVLFKRVIHNIISNAIVHNDRKVNITVRIKKGKDKLMIFIEDDGKGIKEEDIKHIFTRYYRGTNTSKDHEGSGLGMAIAKDIITIHGGNLSVQSKIGYGTTFQIIM
- a CDS encoding methyl-accepting chemotaxis protein, producing MKIRTKILMGFIIVSLLTGVIGLTGYYSMKNIMQDQYEIADVRLPSVEALLIMNEAQTAVVVGERGLINKDMMDKEIRQAQYTYIEKAFQRAEKARKTYEPLPQTKEEKDLWEEFVPQWNKWKTQDKLIIDLSRQKDELIASGVPLNDVRIQKNDEQVYEAYMKSRELFLKAESTLSKIINVNINVANEANIQGKMEYEKANKIVIIVIIIGMFLAIFLGMVISNTIKKPIHKTIDMLKNIAQGEGDLTKRLNIHSKDEIGELTEWFNLFVDKIQDLVGQAKYNADHLAESSSQIALSIDQVNQGIEQIAGGISNVSDGAQNNASVVEETTASIEELASSIEVVSRQAKDAFDKSNDTLEFANQGANNVKEVVDANHKVNEATKEVYKVIGELKDSSDQIGEIVSMITNISQQTNLLALNAAIEAARAGEHGRGFAVVADEVRKLAEESTESASSITVLIDEIQIKADHASQAISQGQALVGVSVEKSNIIQTHFQNILNSIKDINGKMKTISSSANQQSQSAEEMTKAMDEISASTQDNASAVQQINAVIENQASAFEEIGASAEELKNVALKLKERTDKFKVD
- a CDS encoding response regulator transcription factor codes for the protein MDGTLNKKILVIDDEQELLQLIHTVLKKEGFKHVYTEKTGKGGLELFKNIQPDLVILDIMLPDIEGYELCKKIRNTSRVPILFISAKSEELDKILGFAIGGDDYITKPFSPKELAYRVKAHLRRSTYQMEKDDPILQFGPFRMDPKRAELSKGEDKIELKPKEFKLLQYLANYPNQIMSKEKLCNEVWGEDYIGYDNTIMVHIRKIREKIERDPSKPEYLVTVKGLGYKLLIKD